ATGTCAGCAAGGTCAGAGGAATCGCATACAAGAATAATTCAGGCGATATTATCTTTACAGAAGCCAGAAACCCCGTAAATCTTGACAATTATCCCTGTTTTGATCCGGCAAGAGCCATGGCACCACTGGAGATAAGCCGGGGCTGTCCTTTCAGGTGCAAGTATTGCCAGACACCACGGCTTTTCGGAGGAAAGGTCAGGCACAGGAGCATCGATTCAGTCGTCAGGTATGCACAGTATTACAGCGACCTCAGGTTCACATCTTCCAATGCACTTGCGTATGGAAGTGACGGGGTTCGTCCGCGATTGGACAAAGTGGAGAAACTGCTTTCAACCCTTCGTAAGCTGGAAGATAAGAAAATATATTTCGGGACATTTCCTTCAGAGGTCAGGCCTGAATTCATTACCGAAGAATCCATCGAACTGATCACAAAATATTGTGATAACACAAAACTGAATATGGGAGCACAATCAGGCAGTGACCGGATCCTGAAAGAGATACGAAGGGGACACAGTACAGAAGATAGTCTGAGGGGCATAGAAATCTGTTTTGAACACGGAA
The window above is part of the Methanolobus zinderi genome. Proteins encoded here:
- a CDS encoding TIGR04013 family B12-binding domain/radical SAM domain-containing protein — translated: MDINFRWNRKNSYSLAALAPLLPDARMAKKPENGLMVYSFASRQKDTVFREVENASTDSVFIAGGPHPSGAPEETLRYFDYVVIGEGEETLPELVRTLKNGDDVSKVRGIAYKNNSGDIIFTEARNPVNLDNYPCFDPARAMAPLEISRGCPFRCKYCQTPRLFGGKVRHRSIDSVVRYAQYYSDLRFTSSNALAYGSDGVRPRLDKVEKLLSTLRKLEDKKIYFGTFPSEVRPEFITEESIELITKYCDNTKLNMGAQSGSDRILKEIRRGHSTEDSLRGIEICFEHGIVPVVDFIVGSPDETEEEQEMSLEMIKWICKKGGKVHAHYLTPLPGTPYENTQPSTVSSRFKKVLGKMALEGKATGSWE